Below is a window of Candidatus Nezhaarchaeales archaeon DNA.
CTTCCTAATGATGGCGTGTTTTCCTCGGATCGAATTTCTTGCAATTTATAGAAAGAAAAAAACACATTCTCTGGATATATGCAGAGAATAAAACAAGATAAATGGTTTATAGCGGTTGGTGTAAGAAAATAAGGACCTCTTCCCCGATTTCAGACTTTTAGGTTGATATCTGAGTGATAGGATGGACGATAGCTATTTTTTAGGTTTCTTAGCTACGGTTTCTTTAGTTTTTGCTTTGACTCCTAGCGCTGCAAGATATCTCTTCGCGTCATCAGTACACGAATATTCAGAATATCCTTCTTTAGATCTCTTTACGTACCGATTAATTACTAATCCTGCATCTTTTAGTACTCCTAAATGATAAGCAAGTTTATTTGAAGGAATATCAATGTATTCTTGAATTTCACTAGGTTTTATGGGTCCCTCTCGAAATATTAAGTATAACAAGGTCAGCCTTATATCATGGGAAAGCGCCCTTAGTTGTAAGGATTTTTTTGGGTCTAATAGGATCTTCTCAACTCTCACGCTACTCACCAATTTAGAGCAAAAATATTAGTTTTTTCTAAAAATACTAGTTTTTTCTATATATAAAGTTTTTGACTAACTCAATATTATTTGAGTTGACGGCGGAAAAACACCTTGGCATCGAGATACTGATTTAATTCAAATTTTATAGCCTCGAATAAATCCTCATCCTTTTCATAAACATGAAGTTGATACCTT
It encodes the following:
- a CDS encoding helix-turn-helix domain-containing protein is translated as MRVEKILLDPKKSLQLRALSHDIRLTLLYLIFREGPIKPSEIQEYIDIPSNKLAYHLGVLKDAGLVINRYVKRSKEGYSEYSCTDDAKRYLAALGVKAKTKETVAKKPKK